In Montipora capricornis isolate CH-2021 chromosome 4, ASM3666992v2, whole genome shotgun sequence, the DNA window AGGAACTTGCACTCTAAATACACAAATTGAAAATCTAAGGTAGAAAACATTATGCATGtctgttaaagaaaaaattacaaagcaCCTTCCACTATTTTTGGAAAAatgtgtttaaaataaaattctttCAAGATTGGAATATTGGCTTTCCAGGTTTCATCTTGCTCTATTTTGACAACAGCCACATCCTTAGAAGTCCAAACGACGAAATAGCAAAACTTTCGCTGTGTAAAAAACATTTCACCCTGCACCTGGTCCCAGTAGATGTGGTCCTTCTTTAAAGTATATCCATTGCCATCCTCTgctttttgtaagcaaaatGCTGATGATGCAGCAATGGCTTCCTCAATCGTTAAATTCCTTTCAGTGTAAGGGCACTTGGCTTCTAAGACGGCTTCATGGTCTACAATGCCATCAGGAGAGGCCCCAAGGATTCCCGAGACATCCAACCAGATGCCAGTTTCCTGGACGGTTTTTCCTGTCAACACAGTGAATGCTTTGAGTGCTTCCTGTTCATTGTTGACTCCCCACTGCACAGCCTTAACTCCAGACAAATCGTACTCACCAAGTAGGCGCTTCAAGAGGGACTGAGTGACCCGTTTGGCCTTCAAAACGCAACCAAAACTGCTTGCCGTTAACCTGCCCCTTCTGGTTAAGTGCCAAGTTGGGTTGGTTCTCTGTCCAACTGTAATCTCACttatttttaaaatgtattcatttttaatctttgcctGTCTTACTAAGCAATCAATTTGTTGCTGCGAtccttgtgttttcagaaattccTCCGAGTAGATGATGTCCTCTATTGTTGGTACGGGAAGCTTGCATCTGACAGTAGCTGGTTCGGGGCTCATAAGCCAGCAAAGGCCCGTAAACCTCCCATACTCCTGTAGGTCCCTGTACAGGGCAGACCGATCAGATTGAGTTGGGTTTCTGGACAAACAGGAATACTGTTTTCTTGGAGGAAACATGTCTTCGACGGCTTGCCAAGATAGTGGTGTGGTTGCTTTGCGTTTTTTCCAGTTGCATTCAACATCTGTCCTGCTGAGATTGTGGATGCCATGGATGAAAAGTGCAGCCGCGTGGCTGCACTTAAACTTTCCCCTTGGACACTCACACTCACTTGATCTTATGGCATTCTCGCAGTTTAAGTAAACCTaggaaatcagaaaaaaaaggcGCGTGAGGACATGAAAAGCAACCTTTAAGGACTTCTAATGGAGACTCGAAACGAACGAACAATTGCACGCATTGAACAAACTAACACATCGATGTTTACCGAACGAACGAACAACAAAGCGTATCAACGGCAAAGTTTGCGCGTCTAGTTATTCCACAACTCAGTTAATACGGAAAATAACTGCTATTACCCCTATATTCTCACTGAGAAGCATTTCAAAGCAGCAAAAAATAACAACCAACATCAGCACTGAGTATTCTAAAACCCTTTCCACTCACCGTGACTTTGTAGACCTTGTTTCGCATGCTTGCGTGCACGTCTCCTCGTAAAATACCTTCACTATAAGTAAATGACTCCACGTGGCCCGACTTGTAATGGTTTTCACCCTTCCTAATTGACTTTTGCTCTTCCCCGAAGTAAGAAATGAGAGACACGATTGAAAGCGCAGACATCTTGTATGGCGTCGGTAACGGTTTGAGCCTTTGTTTAGAACTGACTTTTTTAGCACCATggaaacgtgacgtcaccgCTTTAGAACTctatgcgtgtgtacgccgcataATTAATATGCAACACGTACAGgcgagttttgggctttcagacttctAAACGCACGTTTgacatatataataagctgcattcacacgctgaaatttgaagcaagtgagcctttgacgtcacttttcgctggatccaaccctccgaGGTCTAATCGGTTAGtgttgaacgtgagtaatggcggaccgtgaaatccaaaacttacactcaaagtaaacggcctttggataaaaatcaaagctcagaattttgccagtcacttgttaagcaaacacactttcaaaatctgaagaaaactgaaaagaaagttattttttgatcGCAAGGGAACTTTAACATACGAGCTTTCTCACAGAAGACATCATGCTATTCATAACTGAATTGACTTGACGAGGTAAAAGATCTTGTTAAACCTActtaaatctccaattttaagccttttagcttcgCTAACGAGCGAGTTTTAGcgatcaaaaactgataaattcttgggtgacaAAGGCACTAATGATTCTATGcactctttgtaaaatttggaattttcaaGGCATCATTGCTTAGAGATGATCGGGTAGATCGGTTCATTTGTCCCCgcgaaggactcgatgaatgaaatgagtgtgtctatagagcgttttcatatgacgtcacaagataGATAAAGATAGATAGAagatagatagctttattaaaaatccattgcagccaaaaggctgaatttcGGACCTGTACAAATGTTTACTTGATACTAAAtacaaaaaagatgaaaaactaaataaaaaaagctaaaaatactaaaaaactatttatgtatactattatatatattatacgtGAAAAAGTTTTAAGAAATAGCCGCGTTGTACATGATAAAACTATTCTTTAGTCTATTTGTTCTGCAAAAAGGTACGTTAAAAGCGCGCTTTCTCCTTAAGGCTACAGTACTAAGATTACGTGACGGCAAAACGCCATGTAATTTGTGGCAGCTGTTGTCTTTGATTTCATTGAACAGGCGCTCCGTCAGCAATTGGCGGTGGCAATATTGCACTCTTTAAGAGCTTCTTGGTAGCCTAAATCTGGGAAAATTATTCTAAGTGCACGACGCTGAATGTTCTCTAGCTCTTCCGAGAGATACTTAGGTAGACCATTGTGGAAAACTTGGCAAGCATATTCAGACAGGGGCCGGATACACGTAGTATAAAAACAAACTAGCTGCGCAGGATCTCCTTTTGCACGCTTAAGTTGTCTTAACTGATAAAGCCTGGAGGCTCCTTTTTTGATAACATTCTCTATGTGAGCGTTCCACTtaagattgtttgaaattgtgagACCAAGAAGCTTTTACGCTGGTTACAACCTCTATTGgtttgttattgatagtaacTGCTTCGAAAGAATCTGCAGATCTTGAGAAACTTATCTGCAACTCTTTACATTTGGTCTCATTCAATTGGAACTTATCTGTCTCGGCTTGCCTAACTAGTTCGTCTACAGCAACTTGGATTCCACTTGGTTGGCCCTTATGGACTGTCTCGGCCATCGATGTGTCATCGACGTACTTCCAAAGGTTGACGCCATTGACATTGATGTCATTTATCATGACCAGGAAGAGCCAGGGCCCCAATTTGGTCCCCTGTGGTACACCTGCCCTGACTGATCCCCAATCCGAGTAGCAATCACGGGCGAGCTTCACTCGTTGCTTTCTGTCAGTGAGAAAGTTCGCAATCCAGTCCAAAACCCAAGGCGGGAACTCGTAATCCCCAAGCTTGGCCATAAGAATAGCGTGGTCGATAAGATCGAATGCTTTCCTAAAGTCGAAAAGCATCACACGCACTGTAGAACCGTTACCATCAGTATCCTTATACCAGTTGTGGAGCATGCTGATTAGGGCATGCGCAGTGCTGGAGTTCGGGACAGTCCCATATTGGTTCCGGTCAATTTTCGCCAGGACGGCAGGCTTGACGTAGCCGTCAACGACAAACTCTTCCCCAACTTTAGACAGAATTGGGGTCAAGGAAATGGGCCTCAGGTGTTTGTTAGCATCACTAACAGGTGAAGTCTTCGGGAGAGGGGTGATGTCCGCTTTCTTCCACGAAGTTGGAAGGCGACGCTCCAAAAAGGAAGAATTCAAGATGTCTGCCACTGGTGCAGCTAATAAGTCCGCATTTTCTTTGAGTACACAAGAGGGGATTCCATCAGGTCCGGATGCGTTGTTCGTGTCAAGCGCTGATAGTTTCTTGATGACTGAAAACTCAGATATAGTACGGGGAGGTTCTTGTTGGTGTGCATAGGCGTGCGCGTGTACATCAAGCGTGGCTAGGGGGTGAATGCGCTCATTGGTGACAACAAAGCGTCATTGATAACATTGGCCAAATGTTTAGGATCTTCCCCTTCATCGGCAAGGTGTTGGAGGTCTGCAATGGTGCTCGCGCGCTCGACCTTAGAAAAGCCACTTAACTGTTTGATTTCCTTCCACCACTTGGCAGGCTTGCAAGCCTTGAGGTCTTTGACTTTGGCATCGTAGTACTTTGCTCGACATGCTTTCCGATCTCTATTCACTTTATTCCGGAGCTGATTGTACTCGGCCAGATTGTTGTTGGTCAGTGCCTTTTGCCGGCGGCGAATAAGGCGTTTTAGAGAGTTATTCATCCATGGCGCCTCGTTCACTGATACCGACCTTTCTTTCAGGGGCATGATTGCGTCCATACCAAAAATAATAGCTTCTTCCATTATCTGCACTTTCTCATCACATGTATCTTTGCTCTTTACAAGGTCGGTGATGTTAACTTTTTCTAAGTATGAGCTCAGAGCGACCCTGTAACTTTCCCGCTGATCTCTTGTGATGATGGATCGTTTTGATGGTTGTTTTTTGCAGCGAGACAAGCGGGCTGGAGTTCAACAGATGCGTGGTCTGATAGACCGAAGGCTGGGCGTTTTATTGGCTCCTCGTAGAATTCTTTGATGTTGGTCAAAACGAGGTCTAGAGTCTGAATTCCTCGAGTATGGAATTTAACAATTTGTTTTAGCTTAAAAGCGTTCCTAAATCTCGAAGTGTCGAGCCTGTTAAAATCCCCTGTGATCAAAACTCCACAGTTCGAAAAGCGCGATTCAATTGTAGACA includes these proteins:
- the LOC138044651 gene encoding uncharacterized protein, whose protein sequence is MSALSIVSLISYFGEEQKSIRKGENHYKSGHVESFTYSEGILRGDVHASMRNKVYKVTVYLNCENAIRSSECECPRGKFKCSHAAALFIHGIHNLSRTDVECNWKKRKATTPLSWQAVEDMFPPRKQYSCLSRNPTQSDRSALYRDLQEYGRFTGLCWLMSPEPATVRCKLPVPTIEDIIYSEEFLKTQGSQQQIDCLVRQAKIKNEYILKISEITVGQRTNPTWHLTRRGRLTASSFGCVLKAKRVTQSLLKRLLGEYDLSGVKAVQWGVNNEQEALKAFTVLTGKTVQETGIWLDVSGILGASPDGIVDHEAVLEAKCPYTERNLTIEEAIAASSAFCLQKAEDGNGYTLKKDHIYWDQVQGEMFFTQRKFCYFVVWTSKDVAVVKIEQDETWKANIPILKEFYFKHIFPKIVEGAL